A window of Persicobacter psychrovividus genomic DNA:
TGCCCGGTATGCCGGTATTGAGATAAGTCCCTTTCTTTCCAATATTGACATTGCAGCCGTCTGGGCCGATCGTCAAGCTTGCACCCGTTTTGGAAAGGTTCACTTTCAGTAAGCCAGGAATAAGGGTGATTCTTTTTCTGAAGTTCATGTTATGATCGTTTAGGTAGATGTGTTAATACAAAGGTGATCAAGAGAAGTGCAGTGATTTTGCACTTAAGGATTTTAGTGGAAAATTTTAATCAATACTCCGGTAAAGATCGGGCTCGCCTTCAAAAGTTGAGTTAATGGTTTCGTCATCACACCCGGAAGGTGTGTACCCACAGCTAAAGCAATGAGCTAACAGTGTTAAACCTACTGAAGTAGGTTGGTCACTTGATTCAATCGAAGCTCTATATCCATTCAAAATTGCCGTTCGAATGAACCACCACGCCAACCCATTTTAATGGGTTTGACTATTGTAGCCCACTGATTTATCTGTGGGTAAATTGGTCGATTGCCATATTTTAGTATCGTAGCGAGAGGCTACGACCAGCGAATCCTACAACCCCCAGGCGTCGAGCAGATCATCCATCGCCTCCTGTTGCTTGGCCATATAAGCATCAGCCAGGATTTTTTCCACCTTGGTTTCTGCTTGTTTCAGATCAAGTGCTACCTCACCATTCTGCACAAAAGTGGTCAGGCTATCCATGGTCAAAGCCTTGGCAAGTTCCTTGATTTTCAGCGGGGAATACACCTGTTTGGCTTTGAAGTAATTTTGCTTGCCGATTTCTTTGCCTGCAAACTTGATTTTCAGCTCTTGAATACGCACCTGTCCATTGGTCAGAAAGGCAAACTTCTCGACCACCTGTAAGTCTTCGAGATGTCGGCAACCTTCCACAATCAACACACCCGATGGTGTAGTATACTGAGCAGTGATGATCAGTCCTTTGAGGCATTCGTGTTCTGGGGTCGTTGGGGTGTTGAATAGATCCATTTGAGGGTTGGTTTCGGTTGTTGAAATATTCATGATGGTAGAATTTGTGGTTGAGAATGATGATTTTTATATCTGTTCAAAATAATCAGAGCCTACCAAGCAGGTCCAAAATAGCTTCATCGCTCTGCTGATAATAGGATTCATCCAACAGTTGGCAAAGTTTGGCGCGTGTGGCTTCTCTGTGGAATGGTCGGTTGGATCGACGGGCATAAGCCTCCAAGCCTTTGAAAGTAGATTCCTCTACCATTTTCCGAACTTTATCCCGAGAATAGCCCATCTTTTGTCCGACGAAATTCTCACTGCAAATCTCCTGGCCATTGACCTTGACCGTAAAGCCCATCAGCAAGCGAATGCCTCGGGTTGTGGCTACGGATTCATTGATCTCCATTCCTCCAGCCTGTCGTTTACCTT
This region includes:
- a CDS encoding DUF4236 domain-containing protein, which produces MNFRKRITLIPGLLKVNLSKTGASLTIGPDGCNVNIGKKGTYLNTGIPGSGLYDRKKISGRSKQKP